Proteins from one Embleya scabrispora genomic window:
- a CDS encoding isochorismatase family protein, with protein MALRLEELIDPGHTALITQECQNGVIGTQAVFPALTAHTGGLIPAVDRLAKAARRARVPVVHCLAVRRPDGRGANTNARMFGAAAKAPVLLAPGSDAAAVADGITVHPSDLVLSRYHGLGPMADTGLAAVLRNLGVRTVVGVGVSLNVGMLNFAMDAVNAGFQFVVPREAVAGFPPEYAEAVLANTFNAIATITTVDAVLAAWA; from the coding sequence ACACACCGCGTTGATCACCCAGGAATGCCAGAACGGAGTGATCGGCACGCAGGCGGTGTTCCCCGCGCTGACCGCGCACACCGGGGGGCTGATTCCGGCCGTCGATCGGCTCGCCAAGGCCGCTCGCCGGGCGCGGGTTCCGGTCGTGCACTGCCTGGCGGTGCGCCGCCCGGACGGCCGGGGCGCCAACACCAACGCCCGGATGTTCGGCGCCGCGGCCAAGGCGCCGGTGCTCCTGGCCCCCGGCTCGGACGCCGCCGCGGTGGCCGACGGGATCACCGTCCATCCCTCCGACCTGGTGCTTTCCCGCTACCACGGGCTCGGCCCGATGGCCGACACCGGACTCGCCGCCGTGCTGCGGAACCTGGGCGTGCGTACCGTCGTGGGCGTCGGCGTCTCGCTCAACGTCGGCATGCTCAACTTCGCGATGGACGCGGTGAACGCGGGATTCCAATTCGTCGTACCGCGCGAGGCGGTGGCCGGTTTTCCCCCCGAATACGCCGAGGCCGTACTCGCCAACACCTTCAACGCGATCGCGACGATCACCACGGTGGACGCCGTACTGGCCGCCTGGGCCTGA